Proteins encoded within one genomic window of Microbacterium sp. LKL04:
- a CDS encoding septum formation family protein yields the protein MSTAHSRRRAVFAAFVVAAAMAPLLSGCTQVVAVVAGTILEVRGGASSPERPAEAETEAEDVDNDIAFEYLRVGDCFDDPNEYGAYDGEGAWTMLLIPCEEPHWYELYAKGDLGMSHFPDAMSPTALFPGDDAVSDAAEEICYDAFADYVGGSYEDSTLDFWYYLPTAESWALGDRIARCVIGLEDGTIEGSAAGSGRFVS from the coding sequence ATGTCGACAGCTCACTCGCGGCGCCGTGCCGTTTTCGCGGCGTTCGTGGTCGCCGCGGCGATGGCGCCGCTGCTGTCCGGGTGTACTCAGGTGGTGGCCGTCGTCGCGGGAACGATCCTCGAGGTGCGGGGCGGGGCGTCATCGCCGGAACGTCCGGCCGAGGCGGAGACCGAGGCCGAGGATGTCGACAACGACATCGCCTTCGAGTACCTCAGGGTCGGGGACTGCTTCGACGATCCGAACGAGTACGGTGCGTACGACGGCGAGGGGGCGTGGACGATGCTCCTCATCCCGTGCGAGGAGCCGCACTGGTACGAGCTGTACGCCAAGGGCGACCTGGGCATGTCTCACTTCCCCGACGCGATGTCGCCGACGGCCCTGTTCCCGGGCGACGACGCGGTGAGTGATGCCGCGGAAGAGATCTGTTACGACGCTTTCGCTGACTACGTCGGCGGATCGTACGAGGATTCGACGCTCGACTTCTGGTACTACCTGCCGACGGCGGAGTCCTGGGCGCTCGGCGACCGCATAGCGAGATGCGTCATCGGCCTCGAGGACGGGACCATTGAGGGAAGTGCGGCGGGCTCGGGCCGTTTCGTCTCGTGA
- a CDS encoding septum formation family protein, which produces MSVRRSGAAVALLVAVVMLSGCATSLSALLGGASRDETGQIDAGGDLDVFTIAPGDCFFDDALAGLAVDEQSETSSVAAVPCAEEHTFEAYHEFTLPEGEYPGAEVVEEKAYAECEAAFAEFIGVPYEESVYEYSFYSPSSDTWQYQDDRLVSCVASTAEYDRLTGSLEGAGE; this is translated from the coding sequence ATGTCTGTTCGTCGTTCGGGCGCTGCCGTCGCCCTTCTCGTTGCCGTTGTGATGTTGTCGGGGTGCGCCACGTCGCTCAGTGCGCTGCTCGGTGGTGCGTCCCGGGATGAGACGGGGCAGATCGACGCCGGCGGCGACCTCGATGTGTTCACGATCGCACCGGGTGACTGCTTCTTCGACGATGCTCTCGCGGGGCTGGCGGTGGACGAGCAGAGTGAGACGAGCAGTGTCGCGGCGGTGCCGTGCGCGGAGGAGCACACGTTCGAGGCGTACCACGAGTTCACGCTGCCCGAGGGTGAGTATCCGGGTGCCGAGGTCGTCGAGGAGAAGGCTTACGCCGAGTGCGAGGCGGCATTCGCCGAGTTCATCGGGGTGCCCTACGAGGAGTCCGTGTACGAGTACTCGTTCTACTCGCCGTCCTCGGACACCTGGCAGTACCAGGACGACCGCCTCGTCTCGTGCGTAGCGAGCACGGCAGAGTACGACCGGCTCACCGGTTCGCTGGAGGGCGCCGGCGAGTAG
- a CDS encoding TraR/DksA family transcriptional regulator gives MDPIERLRERERELTDQLARLDADDAALRVDRADATADDEHDPEGSTLSGEWQRVAALRASTRDELAQVATALARVDAGTYGVCERCGRPIPEARLEVRPQATMCVACASLV, from the coding sequence ATGGATCCGATCGAACGGCTGCGGGAGCGGGAGCGGGAGCTGACGGACCAGTTGGCCCGTCTCGATGCCGACGACGCCGCGCTGCGGGTCGACAGGGCCGACGCGACCGCGGACGACGAGCACGACCCCGAGGGGTCGACTCTGTCAGGGGAGTGGCAGCGGGTGGCCGCGCTGCGCGCGTCGACGCGGGATGAACTGGCGCAGGTCGCAACGGCTCTGGCGCGAGTGGATGCCGGGACTTACGGGGTGTGCGAACGCTGCGGCCGTCCGATTCCCGAGGCGCGGCTGGAGGTTCGGCCGCAGGCGACGATGTGCGTCGCGTGCGCGTCGCTCGTCTGA
- a CDS encoding HNH endonuclease — MTEPMEIPDGETYPAAIAGIVADVEDIGVEFARVKIRELRALAAAGRLADAQGAPRNARVQVHDMVLRSISAEVAGVMRLTDRAVQRRIGEARTIVEGFPAAVAAWEAGRIVQGHVKAIVDAGLNLPAELWAEFEKVAIERCDGETPNRVRGELEILAHRMHPRSFAERHEEAATGRCVRLMPGRDGMSDLIATLPTVIAEGIHDRLTQQARAIIDTRDERASGEDADVVATDARSTDQVRADVFADLLLAGSPALDDTRDTTAGPLGAIRARVQVLVPAATLAGADDGPCDLAGRSPIDPATARLLAGATHIWERLFHDPTTGVTVATDSYRVPSAMRRFLQARDQHCRFPGCRVAAIRCEIDHTHDHALGGKTELSNLAHLCQRHHSMKQFTAWRVRQLSGGVLEWTSPLGRTYREDAPTPAVAFTPGTAHPGDPAPF, encoded by the coding sequence ATGACGGAACCGATGGAAATCCCCGATGGTGAGACGTATCCCGCTGCCATCGCGGGCATCGTCGCGGACGTCGAAGACATCGGGGTCGAGTTCGCCCGCGTGAAGATTCGTGAGCTTCGCGCCCTGGCCGCCGCGGGACGGTTGGCGGACGCGCAAGGCGCACCCCGGAACGCACGGGTCCAGGTGCACGACATGGTGCTCCGGTCGATCTCCGCCGAGGTCGCCGGGGTGATGCGACTCACCGACCGGGCAGTGCAACGACGGATCGGCGAAGCGCGAACAATCGTCGAAGGATTCCCCGCTGCGGTCGCTGCGTGGGAGGCCGGGCGGATCGTGCAGGGCCACGTGAAAGCGATCGTCGACGCCGGGCTGAACCTGCCCGCGGAATTGTGGGCGGAGTTCGAGAAGGTCGCGATCGAACGTTGCGACGGCGAGACGCCGAACCGTGTCCGGGGTGAGCTCGAAATCCTCGCGCACCGGATGCACCCACGATCGTTCGCGGAACGGCACGAAGAGGCAGCCACGGGCCGGTGCGTGCGACTGATGCCGGGGCGGGATGGGATGAGCGACCTGATCGCGACGTTGCCGACGGTGATCGCGGAGGGGATCCACGACCGGCTGACGCAGCAGGCACGGGCGATCATCGACACCCGGGATGAGCGTGCTTCCGGCGAGGACGCCGACGTTGTCGCGACAGATGCACGATCGACCGATCAGGTCCGGGCCGACGTATTCGCCGACCTGCTGCTCGCAGGCTCCCCGGCGTTGGATGACACGCGCGACACGACCGCCGGACCCCTCGGCGCGATCCGCGCGAGGGTGCAGGTTCTTGTGCCCGCCGCGACCCTCGCCGGTGCGGACGACGGGCCGTGCGATCTCGCGGGCCGATCCCCGATTGACCCCGCGACCGCCCGCCTTCTCGCCGGGGCGACGCACATCTGGGAACGCCTGTTCCACGACCCCACCACCGGCGTCACCGTCGCGACCGACTCATACCGCGTGCCATCCGCGATGCGACGGTTCCTGCAAGCCCGCGATCAGCACTGCCGGTTCCCCGGATGCCGCGTCGCGGCCATCCGCTGCGAGATCGACCACACCCACGACCACGCCCTCGGCGGCAAAACAGAACTCTCCAATCTCGCCCACCTGTGCCAGAGACATCATTCGATGAAGCAGTTCACCGCCTGGCGGGTCCGACAACTGTCGGGTGGAGTCCTGGAATGGACCTCACCCCTCGGCAGGACCTACAGAGAAGACGCACCCACACCGGCCGTCGCCTTCACCCCTGGCACAGCACACCCCGGAGACCCGGCACCCTTCTGA
- a CDS encoding metal-sensitive transcriptional regulator, which produces MSDAARIDDPATGDPEAKRKVVNRLKRAQGQLAAVISAVEEDASCRDVVHQLAAVSKALDRAGFLVISTALRECLTDPDGDMAPEELEKLFLSLA; this is translated from the coding sequence ATGAGTGACGCAGCGCGAATCGACGACCCGGCGACCGGCGACCCCGAAGCCAAGCGCAAGGTCGTCAATCGTCTCAAGCGCGCGCAGGGGCAGCTCGCCGCCGTGATCTCCGCGGTCGAAGAGGATGCCTCGTGTCGCGATGTCGTGCATCAACTCGCCGCCGTGTCGAAGGCGCTCGACCGGGCCGGGTTCCTCGTCATCTCGACGGCACTGCGAGAGTGCCTCACTGATCCCGATGGGGACATGGCGCCCGAAGAGCTCGAAAAGCTGTTCCTTTCGCTCGCCTGA
- a CDS encoding ArsR/SmtB family transcription factor has translation MVAQTELSDDRIDRVFHALAAATRRDILRRTLEREQSVSTLAADYDMSFAAVQKHVAVLEAAELVVKRAEGRERLVRADPDMIARARALLGQYEDLWRSRVDRLDALLAEPEN, from the coding sequence ATGGTTGCACAAACGGAGCTCAGCGATGATCGGATCGACCGCGTCTTCCACGCCCTGGCGGCGGCGACGCGGCGCGACATCCTGCGTCGCACGCTCGAGCGCGAGCAGTCCGTCTCCACGCTCGCCGCGGACTACGACATGTCGTTCGCGGCCGTCCAGAAGCACGTCGCCGTGCTCGAGGCGGCCGAGCTCGTCGTCAAGCGCGCGGAGGGCCGCGAGCGCCTCGTTCGAGCGGACCCCGACATGATCGCCCGCGCCCGGGCGCTGCTCGGACAGTACGAAGACCTCTGGCGCTCCCGCGTCGATCGGCTCGACGCCCTTCTCGCCGAGCCCGAGAACTGA
- a CDS encoding SRPBCC family protein, with product MPVTDITTDTDNLTMTLTADVDAPVDRLWRAFTQPRQLERFWGPPGWPATFTAFDFTVGGHADYAMTSPQGEKSRGTWEFLAIDEGRSFEVLDAFADENGEPMSGFPSMRMRFSFDETATGSRLSNITYFTSVEALEQVVAMGAVEGSRMAMNQLDTVLHDLRDWFQGEGTNVELLDDTHVRITRLVDGPRELVWRAHNDPELLKKWMLGPDGWSMVECVVGEHYRNVWEEDGKPESRFGFEGETLLLDEPRRSVSTERMIGMEGPSTTNDLQFYEEDGATLLTLLIEYPDRETRDMILATGMADGMEASYARLEREVLQAA from the coding sequence ATGCCCGTCACCGACATCACCACCGACACCGACAACCTCACGATGACGCTCACGGCTGACGTCGACGCCCCCGTCGACCGCCTGTGGCGTGCGTTCACGCAGCCGCGTCAGCTCGAGCGGTTTTGGGGTCCTCCCGGCTGGCCGGCCACGTTCACCGCCTTCGACTTCACCGTCGGCGGTCACGCCGACTACGCGATGACCAGCCCCCAGGGTGAGAAGTCCCGCGGCACATGGGAGTTCCTCGCCATCGACGAGGGTCGCAGCTTCGAGGTGCTCGACGCGTTCGCCGACGAGAACGGCGAGCCGATGTCGGGCTTCCCCTCCATGCGCATGCGCTTCTCCTTCGACGAAACCGCCACCGGCTCCCGGCTCTCGAACATCACGTACTTCACCTCGGTCGAGGCGCTTGAGCAGGTCGTCGCGATGGGCGCCGTCGAAGGATCGCGCATGGCGATGAACCAGCTCGACACGGTCCTCCACGACCTGCGCGACTGGTTCCAGGGCGAGGGCACGAACGTCGAACTGCTCGACGACACCCACGTCCGCATCACGCGTCTCGTCGACGGTCCGCGGGAGCTCGTCTGGCGGGCGCACAACGACCCCGAGCTGCTGAAGAAGTGGATGCTGGGCCCCGACGGGTGGTCGATGGTGGAGTGCGTCGTCGGCGAGCACTACCGGAACGTGTGGGAGGAGGACGGCAAGCCCGAGAGCCGCTTCGGCTTCGAGGGCGAGACGCTGCTCCTCGACGAACCGCGCCGCTCGGTCAGCACCGAGAGGATGATCGGCATGGAGGGTCCGTCGACGACGAACGACCTGCAGTTCTACGAGGAGGACGGTGCGACGCTGCTGACGCTCCTCATCGAATACCCCGATCGCGAGACGCGCGACATGATCCTCGCCACCGGCATGGCGGACGGCATGGAAGCGTCCTACGCTCGGCTCGAGCGCGAGGTGCTGCAGGCGGCGTGA
- the sufU gene encoding Fe-S cluster assembly sulfur transfer protein SufU — protein sequence MNGLDSLYQELILDHSKHPHGQGLSSEEGRTASSHQHNPMCGDDITLRVRVDDAGERIVDLSWEGSGCSISQASASMLAALIEEDGGDAGLPREDAVKLITGFREALRSRGAIPLDEETFADAAALSGVSKFSARVKCAMLAWVALEDALARA from the coding sequence ATGAACGGTCTCGACTCGCTGTATCAGGAGCTGATCCTGGACCACTCGAAGCACCCGCACGGCCAGGGCCTCTCGTCCGAGGAGGGGCGGACCGCGAGCTCGCACCAGCACAACCCGATGTGCGGCGACGACATCACCCTCCGCGTGCGCGTCGACGACGCCGGCGAGCGCATCGTGGACCTGTCGTGGGAGGGTTCGGGCTGCTCGATCTCGCAGGCGTCCGCATCGATGCTCGCGGCCCTGATCGAGGAGGACGGCGGCGACGCCGGTCTGCCGCGCGAGGACGCCGTGAAGCTCATAACTGGGTTCCGCGAGGCGCTGCGTTCGCGCGGAGCGATCCCCCTCGACGAGGAGACGTTCGCCGATGCCGCCGCGCTGTCGGGGGTCTCGAAGTTCTCGGCTCGCGTCAAGTGCGCGATGCTCGCGTGGGTCGCGCTCGAGGACGCCCTCGCCCGGGCCTGA
- a CDS encoding SufS family cysteine desulfurase, protein MTSPALSESATLDAARLREDFPILQQEVNGHPLVYLDSGATSQKPRQVLQAEYDFLTRSNAAVHRGAHTLAAEATDLFEDARATVARFVGAREEQLVWTSGATQGLNLVAYSIGNATLGRGAPASARLALQPGDEIVATESEHHANLIPWQELAARTGAVLRHIPVSDDGRLDVDAAAQIIGERTRIVAFSHVSNVLGIVNPVAEIVALAQKVGALTVLDACQSAPHMRLDLPAMGVDLAVFSGHKMLGPYGVGGLYGRSEILEAMPPFLTGGSMITTVTLDEAGYLPPPQRFEAGTQPIGPAIGLAAAVSYLEDAGMSAVHAHEVRLAARMREGLVDIPGIRLLGDAEGAERVGLWSFVVDGVHAHDAGQFLDAQGIAVRVGHHCAAPLHRRFGVTASVRASAALYNTDADVDALVDAVSGIRSYFGVNE, encoded by the coding sequence GTGACTTCTCCCGCCCTGTCCGAGTCGGCCACGCTCGACGCTGCCCGGCTTCGCGAGGACTTCCCGATCCTCCAGCAAGAGGTCAACGGGCACCCGCTTGTCTACCTCGACTCCGGAGCGACGAGCCAGAAGCCCCGGCAGGTGCTGCAGGCCGAGTACGACTTCCTCACCCGCAGCAACGCGGCCGTCCACCGCGGCGCCCACACCCTCGCCGCCGAGGCGACGGATCTGTTCGAGGATGCCCGGGCTACCGTCGCGCGCTTCGTCGGCGCGCGCGAGGAGCAGCTCGTGTGGACGAGCGGCGCCACCCAGGGCCTCAACCTGGTGGCCTACTCGATCGGCAACGCGACGCTCGGGCGGGGGGCACCGGCATCCGCTCGCCTGGCTCTGCAGCCCGGCGACGAGATCGTCGCGACCGAGTCCGAGCACCACGCGAACCTCATCCCGTGGCAGGAGCTCGCCGCGCGCACCGGCGCCGTTCTGCGGCACATCCCTGTGTCGGACGATGGCCGCCTCGATGTGGATGCCGCGGCGCAGATCATCGGCGAGCGCACGCGGATCGTCGCGTTCTCGCACGTGTCGAACGTCCTCGGGATCGTGAACCCGGTCGCCGAGATCGTCGCGCTCGCGCAGAAGGTCGGCGCGCTGACCGTGCTCGACGCCTGCCAGTCGGCACCGCACATGCGGCTCGACCTGCCCGCGATGGGGGTCGACCTCGCCGTCTTCAGCGGGCACAAGATGCTCGGGCCGTACGGGGTCGGCGGTCTCTACGGCCGCAGTGAGATCCTCGAGGCCATGCCGCCGTTCCTCACGGGCGGGTCGATGATCACCACCGTGACGCTCGACGAGGCCGGCTATCTGCCGCCGCCTCAGCGTTTCGAGGCGGGCACGCAGCCGATCGGACCCGCGATCGGGCTCGCGGCCGCCGTGTCGTATCTGGAGGACGCCGGCATGTCCGCCGTACACGCGCACGAGGTTCGCCTCGCCGCGCGCATGCGCGAGGGACTCGTCGACATCCCCGGCATCCGTCTGCTCGGCGATGCCGAGGGCGCGGAGCGCGTCGGCCTCTGGAGCTTCGTCGTCGACGGCGTGCACGCGCACGATGCCGGCCAGTTCCTCGACGCGCAGGGCATCGCCGTCCGCGTCGGACACCACTGCGCAGCTCCCCTGCACCGCCGGTTCGGCGTGACGGCATCCGTCCGCGCATCCGCCGCCCTGTACAACACCGACGCCGATGTCGATGCCCTGGTCGATGCCGTCAGCGGCATCCGGTCCTATTTCGGAGTGAACGAATGA
- a CDS encoding APC family permease, with amino-acid sequence MSPAVTSDSRDPNAVPSPAVKRMLIGEPLDTEKLDGQLLPKKRALPIFASDALSSVAYAPQELLMILLIGGTAFMAFAPPVAAAVVVLLVVVVLSYRQLIKAYPSGGGDYEVARTNLGEKAGVVVGSALLVDYVLTVAVSVSSGVDNIISALPFLNAWRVELAVGFVILLVIVNLRGVREASQAFAIPTYVFIGSVALMIGTGLFRWAIGDAPVASSAAYTVEPEALSQVAFILLLLRAFSSGCSALTGVEAVSNGVPAFRTPKVKNAQTTLVLMGGIAIVLFAGLTSLALIAGVHYAENPCSLIGFDCAAGPQPSLMAQVAAATFGGDSVFFFIIQAATACVLLLAANTAFNGFPLLGSVLARDSYAPKALNSRGDRLVFSNGMLILGGAAIAILVVFQANLTTLIQLYIIGVFVSFSLGQIGMVRHWRRELRLLKGNSAARRAALSGLAINTVGAAFTVAVLVIVTITKFTHGAWLVFLAMPVLAFLMIGVNRYYRDVEHEIEMDDTVRFGASGDLAIILVGKLQKPVAKAIDYALAAKHEKTLAVHVAVTTDDIAELKADWEYHRMPVPLVVVDSPYRHYGSPLIGFIEKYREKHGPSVVTVYLPQYIVGHWWETPLHNRRARRIAQQLMMVHGVTVTLVPWLLDSSEIVYGRRSRPLPGDDRGGRVDQRHYGLVEHSDN; translated from the coding sequence ATGTCGCCCGCCGTGACCAGTGACAGCCGCGACCCGAACGCGGTCCCTTCTCCCGCCGTGAAGCGCATGCTGATCGGCGAACCCCTCGACACCGAGAAGCTCGATGGGCAGTTGCTTCCGAAGAAGCGCGCGCTGCCCATCTTCGCGTCGGATGCACTGTCGTCGGTGGCCTACGCGCCGCAGGAACTCCTGATGATCCTGCTCATCGGCGGGACGGCGTTCATGGCGTTCGCGCCGCCCGTCGCCGCCGCGGTCGTCGTGCTGCTCGTCGTCGTGGTCCTCAGCTACCGCCAGCTCATCAAGGCGTATCCGTCGGGCGGCGGCGACTACGAGGTCGCCCGCACGAACCTCGGCGAGAAGGCCGGCGTCGTGGTCGGGTCGGCGCTGCTCGTCGACTACGTCCTGACCGTCGCGGTGTCGGTGTCCTCCGGCGTCGACAACATCATCTCGGCGCTCCCGTTCCTCAACGCATGGCGCGTGGAGCTCGCGGTGGGCTTCGTGATCCTCCTGGTGATCGTGAACCTGCGCGGCGTGCGCGAGGCGTCGCAGGCGTTCGCGATCCCCACGTACGTGTTCATCGGCTCCGTCGCGCTGATGATCGGGACCGGCCTGTTCCGCTGGGCGATCGGCGACGCACCTGTCGCCTCGAGCGCGGCGTACACCGTCGAGCCCGAGGCCCTGTCTCAGGTCGCGTTCATCCTGCTGCTGCTGCGCGCCTTCTCGAGCGGCTGCTCCGCCTTGACCGGAGTCGAGGCCGTCAGCAACGGTGTGCCCGCATTCCGCACCCCCAAAGTCAAGAACGCGCAGACGACCCTCGTGCTCATGGGCGGCATCGCGATCGTCCTGTTCGCGGGGCTCACCTCGCTCGCCCTCATCGCCGGCGTGCACTACGCCGAGAACCCCTGCAGTCTGATCGGCTTCGATTGCGCGGCCGGCCCGCAGCCGAGCCTCATGGCGCAGGTCGCGGCAGCCACCTTCGGCGGCGACTCGGTGTTCTTCTTCATCATCCAGGCCGCTACCGCCTGCGTCCTGCTGCTCGCCGCCAACACGGCGTTCAACGGGTTCCCGCTGCTCGGGTCGGTGCTCGCCCGCGACAGCTACGCACCCAAGGCGCTGAACTCGCGCGGCGACCGCCTCGTCTTCTCGAACGGGATGCTGATCCTCGGCGGCGCGGCGATCGCGATCCTCGTGGTCTTCCAGGCGAACCTGACCACCCTCATCCAGCTCTACATCATCGGCGTGTTCGTGTCGTTCTCGCTCGGCCAGATCGGCATGGTCCGGCACTGGCGTCGCGAGCTGCGACTCCTCAAGGGGAACTCGGCCGCGCGGCGGGCTGCCCTGTCGGGACTCGCCATCAACACCGTCGGGGCGGCGTTCACCGTCGCGGTCCTCGTCATCGTGACGATCACGAAGTTCACGCACGGCGCCTGGCTGGTGTTCCTGGCGATGCCGGTCCTCGCGTTCCTCATGATCGGCGTGAACCGGTACTACCGCGACGTCGAGCACGAGATCGAGATGGACGACACCGTGAGGTTCGGCGCATCGGGCGACCTCGCGATCATCCTCGTCGGCAAGCTGCAGAAGCCCGTGGCCAAGGCCATCGACTACGCCCTGGCCGCCAAGCACGAGAAGACCCTCGCCGTCCACGTCGCGGTCACGACCGACGACATCGCCGAGTTGAAGGCCGATTGGGAGTACCACCGGATGCCGGTGCCCCTGGTCGTGGTCGATTCGCCCTACCGCCACTACGGCTCGCCCCTGATCGGCTTCATCGAGAAGTACCGCGAGAAGCACGGGCCCTCCGTCGTGACCGTCTACCTGCCGCAGTACATCGTGGGCCACTGGTGGGAGACCCCGCTCCACAACCGCCGCGCCCGCCGGATCGCGCAGCAGCTCATGATGGTCCACGGCGTCACTGTGACCCTGGTGCCGTGGCTGCTCGACTCGTCCGAGATCGTCTACGGGCGCCGGTCGCGCCCGCTGCCCGGCGACGATCGCGGCGGCCGCGTCGATCAGCGTCATTACGGTTTGGTCGAGCATTCCGACAACTGA
- a CDS encoding VanZ family protein, translating to MSGQVFPAVVAILFGAVVGLILFVPVVAVSYRRRGRLSLGRVAFWAASLVYFLAIWSYTLLPLPASDDYRCSGAVLSLAPTIDDLVGAFADGSPLTDIRLLQVAFNVLLFLPLGFLIRVVGRRGVVIATLVGFLLSLLIETTQLTGVWGLFPCGYRLFDVGDLLTNTLGALVGSIVALLVPARLRGVEKAADAGEPRPVTRGRRLLGAVCDLLGTAILGGAAGTTIQLFLQYALRREDLVADGVIADIASGWVPIAVWTVVVLATGRTVGDLCVELRYEGGRLPEPGARALRFVGGIGGYLLLSELGAALGILSVVFVLVWAVLFFATPAGRGLPGVVSGRRLVDARTTAPTDH from the coding sequence ATGAGCGGACAAGTCTTCCCGGCAGTCGTCGCGATCCTGTTCGGGGCAGTCGTCGGGCTCATCCTCTTCGTCCCCGTCGTAGCCGTCAGCTACCGTCGCCGTGGTCGTCTCAGTCTCGGCCGCGTGGCGTTCTGGGCGGCATCCCTCGTCTACTTCCTGGCCATCTGGAGCTACACGCTCCTTCCCCTGCCCGCCTCGGACGACTACCGCTGCTCGGGGGCGGTGCTCTCGCTCGCGCCGACCATCGACGACCTCGTGGGGGCCTTCGCCGACGGGTCGCCGCTGACCGACATCCGACTCCTCCAGGTCGCCTTCAACGTCCTCCTCTTCCTCCCCCTCGGGTTCCTGATCCGGGTCGTGGGGCGTCGGGGTGTCGTCATCGCCACTCTCGTCGGGTTCCTCCTGTCCCTGCTCATCGAGACCACCCAGCTGACCGGGGTGTGGGGATTGTTCCCGTGCGGGTACCGCCTCTTCGACGTCGGTGACCTGCTCACCAACACCCTGGGCGCCCTCGTCGGCTCGATCGTCGCCCTCCTCGTCCCGGCGCGACTGCGCGGCGTCGAGAAGGCAGCGGATGCCGGTGAGCCCCGCCCGGTCACGCGCGGCCGCCGCCTGCTCGGGGCCGTCTGCGACCTGCTCGGCACGGCGATCCTCGGAGGTGCCGCGGGGACCACGATTCAGCTCTTCCTGCAGTACGCACTGCGCCGTGAGGACCTGGTCGCCGACGGGGTCATCGCCGACATCGCCTCGGGATGGGTGCCGATCGCCGTGTGGACCGTCGTCGTCCTCGCGACGGGCCGCACCGTCGGCGACCTGTGCGTCGAGCTGCGTTACGAAGGCGGCCGCCTGCCGGAGCCCGGCGCACGGGCGCTCCGCTTCGTCGGCGGGATCGGCGGCTACCTCCTGCTCAGCGAGCTGGGGGCGGCCCTCGGCATCCTCTCGGTCGTCTTCGTGCTGGTGTGGGCGGTCCTCTTCTTCGCCACCCCCGCCGGGCGCGGGCTACCGGGCGTCGTCAGCGGACGGCGACTGGTGGATGCGCGCACGACGGCGCCGACCGATCACTGA
- a CDS encoding amidohydrolase: MPLDLEAIYTDLHRHPELSFQETRTAGVITRELASLGLDYEEGVGRTGVVTAIRNGDGPVIWLRADMDGLPVPEQTGLSYASTARGVDPSGQDVPVMHACGHDMHVTALLGALEKLQATREEWSGTVVAVFQPAEEYGAGAQAMIADGVFDRYPKPDIVLGQHLTPLPAGTIGVRPGTQMAASDGITVTMHGRGGHGSRPHATIDPIVMAAATVMRLQTVVSREVDPREMAVVTVGSIHAGLKNNIIPAEATLELSLRYPNDEARADILERVERVVRAEAAASGAEQEPTITTLHTLPPTINDIDSTARLTAAMDRAFGEGTVVDPGMFTGSEDVSWFAREAGVPLVYWFWGGVDPQQYADAAAAGTISRDIPTNHSPFFAPVLHPTIERGVDALTVAAREFLT; this comes from the coding sequence ATGCCTCTCGACCTCGAAGCGATCTACACCGACCTGCACCGGCACCCGGAACTGTCGTTCCAGGAGACCCGGACGGCCGGCGTCATCACACGCGAGCTCGCATCGCTCGGCCTCGACTACGAGGAGGGCGTCGGCCGCACCGGCGTCGTCACCGCGATCCGCAACGGCGACGGACCCGTGATCTGGCTCCGCGCCGACATGGACGGCCTCCCGGTCCCCGAGCAGACCGGCCTCTCCTACGCGAGCACCGCCCGCGGCGTCGACCCCTCCGGGCAGGACGTCCCGGTCATGCACGCCTGCGGCCACGACATGCACGTAACCGCCCTGCTGGGCGCGCTCGAGAAACTGCAGGCGACCCGTGAGGAGTGGTCGGGCACCGTCGTCGCCGTCTTCCAGCCCGCCGAGGAGTACGGCGCAGGGGCACAGGCGATGATCGCCGACGGCGTCTTCGACCGGTACCCGAAGCCCGACATCGTCCTCGGCCAGCACCTGACACCGCTTCCCGCCGGAACGATCGGCGTGCGCCCGGGCACCCAGATGGCGGCATCCGACGGCATCACCGTCACGATGCACGGCCGCGGCGGTCACGGCTCGCGTCCCCACGCGACGATCGACCCGATCGTCATGGCGGCGGCGACGGTCATGCGCCTGCAGACCGTCGTCTCGCGCGAGGTCGACCCGCGCGAGATGGCCGTCGTCACCGTCGGCTCGATCCACGCCGGCCTGAAGAACAACATCATCCCGGCCGAGGCGACCCTCGAGCTGAGCCTGCGCTATCCGAACGACGAGGCACGGGCCGACATCCTCGAACGCGTCGAGCGTGTCGTCCGCGCCGAGGCCGCGGCATCCGGTGCGGAGCAGGAACCGACGATCACGACGCTCCACACCCTGCCGCCCACCATCAACGACATCGACTCGACCGCCCGCCTGACCGCGGCGATGGACCGCGCGTTCGGCGAGGGCACCGTCGTGGATCCCGGTATGTTCACCGGGAGCGAGGACGTCTCGTGGTTCGCCCGGGAGGCCGGCGTTCCGCTCGTCTACTGGTTCTGGGGCGGCGTCGACCCGCAGCAGTACGCGGATGCCGCTGCTGCCGGTACGATCTCGCGTGACATCCCGACGAACCACTCCCCGTTCTTCGCCCCCGTCCTGCACCCGACCATCGAGCGCGGCGTCGACGCCCTGACCGTCGCCGCGCGGGAGTTCCTCACATGA